The following proteins are co-located in the Streptomyces bottropensis ATCC 25435 genome:
- a CDS encoding AIM24 family protein: MAFREINSKMIEATVMPGQRLFSQRGAMLAYKGEVSFTPNVQGGQGGIASMIGRRVAGEATPLMTVEGSGTVLFGHGGHHIQVISLTGETLYVEADRLLAFDGTLQQGTMFMGSQGGVMGMVRGQVTGQGLFTTTLKGHGAVAVMAHGGVIEVPITPQRPVHVDPQAYVAHHGDVRNKLSTALGWRDMVGRGSGEAFQLELSGSGAVYVQASEEKL, translated from the coding sequence ATGGCCTTCCGTGAGATCAACTCGAAGATGATCGAGGCGACCGTGATGCCGGGCCAGCGGCTGTTCAGCCAGCGCGGCGCGATGCTCGCCTACAAGGGCGAGGTGTCCTTCACGCCGAACGTGCAGGGCGGTCAGGGCGGTATCGCCTCGATGATCGGCCGCCGGGTGGCGGGCGAGGCGACCCCGCTGATGACCGTCGAGGGCAGCGGCACGGTGCTGTTCGGGCACGGCGGCCACCACATCCAGGTGATCAGCCTGACGGGCGAGACCCTGTACGTGGAGGCCGACCGTCTGCTGGCCTTCGACGGCACCCTCCAGCAGGGCACGATGTTCATGGGCTCCCAGGGCGGCGTCATGGGCATGGTGCGCGGTCAGGTGACGGGCCAGGGCCTGTTCACCACCACCCTCAAGGGGCACGGGGCGGTCGCGGTCATGGCGCACGGCGGGGTCATCGAGGTGCCGATCACCCCCCAGCGCCCGGTCCACGTCGACCCGCAGGCGTACGTGGCGCACCACGGCGACGTACGCAACAAGCTCTCCACCGCGCTCGGCTGGCGCGACATGGTGGGCCGGGGCTCCGGCGAGGCGTTCCAGCTGGAGCTGAGCGGCAGTGGTGCGGTGTACGTCCAGGCCTCGGAGGAGAAGCTGTGA
- a CDS encoding response regulator transcription factor, which translates to MRLLIVEDEKRLAVSLAKGLTAEGYAVDVVHDGVEGLHRASEGAYDLVILDIMLPGMNGYRVCAALRAAGHDVPILMLTAKDGEYDEAEGLDTGADDYLTKPFSYVVLVARVKALLRRRNASGGASPVHEVGELKLDTAARRVFLTEEEITLTTKEFSVLEQLVLRAGEVVSKADILEHVWDFAYDGDPNIVEVYISTLRRKLGPTLIKTVRGAGYRLEARP; encoded by the coding sequence ATGCGCCTGTTGATCGTGGAAGATGAGAAGCGGCTCGCGGTGTCGCTGGCCAAGGGGCTGACGGCCGAGGGGTACGCCGTGGACGTCGTCCACGACGGGGTCGAGGGCCTGCACCGGGCGAGCGAGGGGGCGTACGACCTCGTGATCCTCGACATCATGCTGCCCGGCATGAACGGCTACCGCGTGTGCGCCGCCCTGCGCGCCGCCGGACACGACGTGCCGATCCTGATGCTCACCGCGAAGGACGGCGAGTACGACGAGGCGGAGGGCCTGGACACGGGCGCCGACGACTATCTGACCAAGCCGTTCTCCTACGTCGTCCTCGTCGCCCGGGTGAAGGCACTGCTGCGGCGGCGCAACGCCTCGGGCGGCGCCTCGCCCGTGCACGAGGTCGGCGAGCTGAAGCTCGACACCGCCGCCCGGCGCGTGTTCCTCACCGAGGAGGAGATCACCCTCACCACCAAGGAGTTCTCCGTCCTGGAGCAGCTCGTGCTGAGAGCCGGTGAGGTCGTCTCCAAGGCCGACATCCTGGAGCACGTCTGGGACTTCGCCTACGACGGCGACCCGAACATCGTCGAGGTCTACATCAGCACCCTGCGCCGCAAGCTCGGCCCCACGCTCATCAAGACCGTGCGCGGGGCCGGTTACCGACTGGAGGCCCGCCCGTGA
- the mce gene encoding methylmalonyl-CoA epimerase: protein MLTRIDHIGIACFDLDRTVEFYRATYGFEVYHSEVNEEQGVREAMLRINSTDDGGASYLQLLEPTREDSTVAKWLAKNGEGVHHIAFGTADVDGEAAAIKEKGVRVLYEEPRIGSMGSRITFLHPKDCHGVLTELVTSAPVESPEH, encoded by the coding sequence ATGCTGACGCGAATCGACCACATCGGGATCGCCTGTTTCGACCTGGACAGGACTGTCGAGTTCTACCGGGCCACCTACGGCTTCGAGGTGTACCACTCCGAGGTCAACGAGGAGCAGGGCGTGCGCGAGGCCATGCTCAGGATCAACAGCACGGACGACGGCGGAGCCTCCTACCTGCAGCTCCTGGAGCCCACCCGCGAGGACTCCACCGTCGCGAAGTGGCTGGCCAAGAACGGCGAGGGGGTCCACCACATCGCCTTCGGCACGGCGGACGTCGACGGCGAGGCCGCCGCGATCAAGGAAAAGGGCGTACGCGTCCTGTACGAGGAGCCGCGCATCGGCTCCATGGGGTCACGGATCACGTTTCTGCACCCCAAGGATTGCCATGGCGTACTGACAGAACTGGTCACTTCGGCGCCAGTTGAGTCACCTGAGCACTGA
- a CDS encoding AIM24 family protein, with protein MYGAPVAGPAVFDPMTLPSDDNVNNYTFCVELKGSQWFLQKGKMIAYYGQMEFNGIGHGRFGGLVRTSFHSPLHASDWVVAEGSGKMLLADRAFDVNSYDLEDGNLTIRSGNLLAFQPSLALKQSIVPGFLTLIGTGKFVAASNGPVVFMEPPIRVDPQALVGWADCPSPCHHYDHGYMAGLMGGLRAMTGLGGASGEEHQFEFVGAGTVLLQSSETLMAEQATGMVPHEPGVPGGGGVPGQHGQPAGAPRLPGQLGDLQRRFGL; from the coding sequence ATGTACGGGGCCCCGGTCGCCGGCCCGGCCGTCTTCGACCCGATGACGCTGCCGTCCGACGACAACGTCAACAACTACACCTTCTGCGTGGAGCTCAAGGGGAGCCAGTGGTTCCTGCAGAAGGGCAAGATGATCGCCTACTACGGCCAGATGGAGTTCAACGGCATCGGGCACGGCCGATTCGGCGGTCTCGTCCGTACGTCGTTCCATTCGCCTCTGCACGCGAGCGACTGGGTCGTGGCGGAGGGGTCGGGCAAGATGCTCCTCGCCGACCGGGCCTTCGACGTCAATTCGTATGACTTGGAGGACGGCAACCTGACCATTCGCTCGGGCAATCTCCTCGCTTTTCAGCCAAGTCTCGCGCTCAAGCAGTCGATCGTTCCGGGCTTCCTGACCCTCATCGGAACGGGCAAGTTCGTGGCGGCCTCCAACGGCCCGGTGGTGTTCATGGAACCCCCCATCCGGGTGGATCCGCAGGCCCTGGTCGGGTGGGCCGACTGCCCCTCGCCCTGCCACCACTACGACCACGGCTACATGGCGGGCCTCATGGGCGGTCTACGTGCGATGACGGGCCTCGGCGGCGCCTCCGGGGAGGAGCACCAGTTCGAGTTCGTCGGGGCGGGCACGGTCCTGCTCCAGTCCTCCGAGACCCTCATGGCCGAGCAGGCCACGGGCATGGTTCCGCACGAGCCCGGCGTACCCGGTGGCGGTGGGGTACCGGGTCAGCACGGACAGCCGGCGGGGGCACCGCGCCTTCCCGGACAGCTGGGGGACCTCCAGCGTCGCTTCGGGCTGTGA
- a CDS encoding MarR family winged helix-turn-helix transcriptional regulator has product METETATRWLTDAEQCAWRTHLDVNRLLTHQLERDLQPFGLTMNDYEILVNLSESEGRRMRMSDLAAATLQSKSRLSHQVTRMENADLVRRENCESDRRGLFAVLTEHGLETMQRVAPHHVASVRRHFIDLLPEESLEELHKSLTPIADHLRSHRGRP; this is encoded by the coding sequence ATGGAGACCGAAACGGCCACACGCTGGCTGACCGATGCGGAGCAGTGCGCCTGGCGCACCCATCTGGACGTCAACAGGCTGCTGACCCACCAGCTCGAAAGAGACCTGCAGCCGTTCGGCCTGACGATGAACGACTACGAGATCCTGGTGAACCTCTCCGAGTCGGAGGGCCGCCGGATGCGGATGAGCGACCTCGCCGCCGCCACCCTCCAGTCCAAGAGCCGTCTCTCGCACCAGGTCACCCGCATGGAGAACGCGGACCTGGTGCGCCGGGAGAACTGCGAGTCCGACCGGCGCGGACTGTTCGCCGTGCTGACGGAGCACGGTCTGGAGACGATGCAGCGGGTCGCGCCGCACCATGTCGCCTCGGTACGACGGCACTTCATCGACCTGCTGCCGGAGGAGTCGCTGGAGGAACTGCACAAGTCGCTGACACCGATCGCGGATCACCTCCGAAGCCATCGCGGCAGGCCGTGA
- a CDS encoding AIM24 family protein produces the protein MFRLQGSKVLAVDMTGDAVKAKNGSMVAYDGQMSFKKLSGGGEGLRGMVTRRLTGEQMTLMEVTGQGTCWFADRASEINLVNLQGDKLFVESSNLLATDSGLRTGTSFTGLRGASQGNGLFTTTIEGHGQAAIMSDGPAVVLRVSHQYPLTVDPGAYIAHQGNLQQSFQSGVTFRTLMGEGGGEAFQIRFEGDGLVYVQPSERNTVAGDV, from the coding sequence ATGTTCCGACTTCAAGGCAGCAAGGTGCTGGCCGTCGACATGACCGGGGACGCCGTGAAGGCGAAGAACGGCTCGATGGTCGCCTACGACGGTCAGATGTCGTTCAAGAAACTGAGCGGCGGCGGTGAGGGTCTGCGCGGGATGGTGACGCGGCGCCTCACGGGTGAACAGATGACGTTGATGGAGGTGACCGGCCAGGGGACCTGTTGGTTCGCGGACCGGGCGTCCGAGATCAACCTGGTGAATCTTCAGGGGGACAAGCTGTTCGTGGAGTCGAGCAACCTGCTCGCGACGGACTCCGGGCTGCGGACGGGCACGAGCTTCACGGGGCTGCGCGGCGCCTCGCAGGGCAACGGCCTGTTCACGACGACCATAGAGGGCCACGGCCAGGCGGCGATCATGTCCGACGGCCCGGCGGTGGTACTGCGGGTCAGTCACCAGTACCCGCTGACGGTCGACCCGGGGGCGTACATCGCGCACCAGGGCAACCTCCAGCAGTCCTTCCAGTCCGGCGTGACGTTCCGCACGCTCATGGGCGAGGGCGGCGGCGAGGCCTTCCAGATCCGCTTCGAGGGCGACGGACTCGTCTACGTCCAGCCCAGCGAGCGCAACACGGTGGCGGGAGACGTGTGA
- the meaB gene encoding methylmalonyl Co-A mutase-associated GTPase MeaB translates to MQDVSTLVAQAREGRPRAVARLISLVEGASPQLREVMAALAPLTGGAYVVGLTGSPGVGKSTSTSALVTAYRRAGKRVGVLAVDPSSPFSGGALLGDRVRMSEHASDPGVYIRSMATRGHLGGLAWSAPQAIRVLDAAGCEVILVETVGVGQSEVEIASQADTSVVLLAPGMGDGIQAAKAGILEIGDVYVVNKADRDGADATARELNHMLGLGESRRPGDWRPPIVKTVAARAEGIDEVVQALEKHRAWMEERGVLADRRRVRAAREVETIAVTALRERIGDLHGDRRLSALAERIVAGELDPYRAADELVAGLTEG, encoded by the coding sequence ATGCAGGACGTCTCCACCCTGGTGGCCCAGGCCAGGGAAGGCCGGCCGCGGGCCGTGGCCCGGCTGATCTCCCTGGTGGAGGGGGCGTCCCCGCAGCTCCGTGAGGTCATGGCGGCACTGGCCCCGCTGACCGGCGGGGCGTACGTCGTCGGTCTCACCGGCTCGCCCGGCGTGGGCAAGTCCACGTCCACGTCGGCGCTGGTGACGGCGTACCGGCGGGCCGGGAAGAGGGTGGGCGTGCTCGCCGTCGACCCCTCGTCGCCCTTCTCGGGCGGCGCCCTCCTCGGCGACCGGGTCCGGATGTCGGAGCACGCCTCCGACCCCGGCGTGTACATCCGTTCGATGGCGACGCGCGGCCATCTGGGTGGTCTGGCGTGGTCGGCCCCGCAGGCGATCCGGGTGCTGGACGCGGCCGGGTGCGAGGTGATCCTGGTCGAGACGGTCGGCGTGGGCCAGTCCGAGGTGGAGATCGCCTCGCAGGCGGACACGTCCGTGGTGCTGCTGGCACCCGGCATGGGGGACGGCATCCAGGCGGCCAAGGCCGGAATCCTGGAGATCGGTGACGTCTACGTCGTCAACAAGGCCGACCGGGACGGCGCCGACGCGACCGCGCGCGAGCTGAACCACATGCTGGGGCTGGGCGAGTCCCGTCGTCCCGGGGACTGGCGCCCGCCGATCGTCAAGACGGTCGCGGCGCGGGCCGAGGGGATCGACGAGGTCGTCCAGGCCCTGGAGAAGCACCGGGCCTGGATGGAGGAGCGCGGGGTCCTCGCGGACCGCCGGCGGGTCCGGGCCGCGCGCGAGGTGGAGACCATCGCGGTGACCGCGCTGCGGGAGCGGATCGGGGACCTGCACGGCGATCGCCGCCTGTCGGCTCTCGCCGAGCGGATCGTGGCGGGGGAACTGGATCCCTACCGGGCGGCGGACGAACTGGTGGCGGGCCTGACGGAGGGCTGA
- a CDS encoding DUF3817 domain-containing protein, with translation MDIQTASALRRLRLVSAPEAVSFLLLLVCSVLKRTTEFNAVPVMGWVHAVLFLLYLLFWADAWNRTKWPLKTAALYFALSVLPTGGFFADRRLRREAESAVGVALASRARGDESEGAVKA, from the coding sequence GTGGACATACAGACCGCCTCCGCCCTCCGCCGCCTGCGCCTCGTCTCCGCCCCCGAGGCCGTCTCCTTCCTGCTGCTGCTCGTGTGCTCGGTGCTCAAGCGCACCACGGAGTTCAACGCGGTGCCGGTGATGGGCTGGGTCCACGCCGTCCTCTTCCTCCTGTACCTGCTCTTCTGGGCCGACGCCTGGAACCGCACCAAGTGGCCGCTGAAGACCGCCGCGCTCTACTTCGCCCTCTCCGTCCTGCCCACGGGTGGCTTCTTCGCCGACCGCAGGCTCCGCCGCGAGGCCGAGAGCGCGGTCGGCGTGGCGCTCGCGTCCCGCGCGCGCGGCGACGAGAGCGAAGGAGCCGTGAAAGCGTGA
- a CDS encoding MFS transporter translates to MSATIPRPSYASVLRIPYARRAFAAVLVGRLSYGMVSIAVLLAVTRTTGSYAVAGTVMALFGATSVLLSPARAALVDRYGPRRALLPMASSYAALLGALAVASWRPGASGAVLGAVAVAAGACTPPLGPTMRTVWSELAADPGLLRRAYSLDGVAEELLFVSGPLVVGGIVQVAAPAAAVAGAALLVVAGTCGFVTSPAVARVPGRAPAPQEGARKRTPRMVTGIVPPVVAAGGVGLSLGALDLLVLAFAEHHGRGDTVVAWIFAALSAGSAVGGLAYGAIEWRSGARVRLSLLTGGLGLALAAAGLAPNLAALTGAVVCAGLFVAPALTTAYLVADASAPSTARTQAGAWVNTAVNAGISAGAAASGLLVAHFPPALGFALAGGAALLAASAVGLGLRTAGDAG, encoded by the coding sequence ATGTCCGCGACCATTCCGCGGCCGTCGTACGCCTCGGTGCTCCGCATCCCGTACGCCCGCCGCGCCTTCGCCGCCGTGCTCGTCGGCCGGCTCTCCTACGGCATGGTGTCCATCGCCGTGCTGCTCGCCGTGACCCGGACGACCGGGTCGTACGCCGTCGCCGGCACGGTGATGGCCCTGTTCGGGGCCACCAGTGTCCTGCTGTCGCCCGCGCGGGCGGCGCTCGTCGACCGCTACGGCCCCCGCCGCGCGCTGCTGCCGATGGCCTCGTCGTACGCCGCGCTGCTCGGGGCGCTGGCCGTGGCGAGCTGGCGGCCGGGGGCGTCGGGGGCGGTGCTGGGGGCCGTCGCGGTGGCGGCGGGGGCCTGTACGCCGCCGCTCGGCCCGACGATGCGGACGGTGTGGAGCGAACTCGCCGCGGACCCGGGGCTGCTGCGGCGCGCGTACAGCCTCGACGGGGTCGCGGAGGAACTGCTGTTCGTGTCGGGGCCGCTGGTGGTGGGCGGGATCGTGCAGGTCGCCGCCCCGGCCGCCGCCGTGGCCGGGGCGGCGCTGCTGGTCGTGGCGGGAACGTGCGGGTTCGTGACCTCTCCGGCCGTGGCGCGTGTGCCGGGGCGTGCGCCCGCGCCGCAGGAGGGGGCCCGGAAACGGACGCCCCGGATGGTGACCGGGATCGTGCCGCCCGTCGTCGCGGCCGGCGGGGTCGGCCTGTCGCTCGGCGCACTCGACCTGCTGGTGCTGGCCTTCGCCGAGCACCACGGGCGCGGGGACACCGTCGTGGCCTGGATCTTCGCCGCGCTGTCCGCCGGAAGCGCGGTGGGCGGCCTGGCGTACGGCGCGATCGAGTGGCGCTCCGGCGCCCGCGTACGGTTGTCGCTGCTGACGGGAGGCCTCGGCCTCGCCCTCGCCGCCGCCGGGCTCGCCCCGAACCTCGCGGCACTCACCGGCGCCGTCGTCTGTGCCGGCCTCTTCGTCGCACCGGCCCTGACCACCGCGTACCTCGTCGCCGACGCCTCCGCCCCGTCCACCGCACGCACCCAGGCCGGTGCCTGGGTCAACACGGCCGTGAACGCCGGTATCTCGGCGGGCGCGGCCGCCTCGGGCCTGCTGGTGGCCCACTTCCCCCCGGCCCTCGGCTTCGCCCTCGCGGGCGGCGCGGCCCTGCTCGCGGCGAGCGCCGTCGGCCTCGGGCTCCGTACGGCGGGCGACGCCGGCTGA
- a CDS encoding acetyl-CoA C-acetyltransferase, translating into MTGTNGRTSVIVAGARTPMGRLLGSLKSFSGADLGGFAIKAALDRAGIGGDQVQYVIMGQVLQAGAGQIPARQAAVKAGIPMNVPALTINKVCLSGLDAIALADQLIRAGEFDVIVAGGQESMTNAPHLLPKSREGYKYGAIQMLDAMAHDGLTDSFENIAMGESTEKHNTRLGILRPEQDEIAAQSHQRAAAAQKNGLFEAEITPVEIPQRKGEPVVFSQDEGIRGETTAESLGRLRPAFAKDGTITAGSASQISDGAAAVVVMSKEKAQELGLTWLAEIGAHGNVAGPDNSLQSQPSNAILHALKKDGLDVADLDLIEINEAFAAVAVQSMKDLGVSPEKVNVNGGAIALGHPIGMSGARLVLHLALELKRRGGGVGAAALCGGGGQGDALVVRVPKA; encoded by the coding sequence ATGACTGGAACGAACGGCAGGACCTCGGTCATCGTCGCGGGCGCCCGTACGCCCATGGGACGACTGCTCGGTTCGCTGAAGTCCTTCTCCGGAGCCGACCTCGGCGGATTCGCGATCAAGGCCGCACTGGACCGCGCGGGCATCGGCGGCGACCAGGTGCAGTACGTGATCATGGGCCAGGTGCTCCAGGCCGGGGCGGGGCAGATCCCGGCACGCCAGGCCGCCGTCAAGGCGGGCATCCCCATGAACGTGCCCGCGCTCACGATCAACAAGGTCTGTCTCTCGGGCCTCGACGCCATCGCCCTGGCCGACCAGCTGATCCGCGCCGGCGAGTTCGACGTGATCGTGGCCGGCGGCCAGGAGTCCATGACGAACGCCCCGCACCTGCTCCCGAAGTCCCGTGAGGGCTACAAGTACGGGGCGATCCAGATGCTCGACGCGATGGCGCACGACGGGCTCACGGACTCCTTCGAGAACATCGCCATGGGCGAGTCCACGGAGAAGCACAACACGCGCCTCGGCATCCTGCGCCCCGAGCAGGACGAGATCGCCGCCCAGTCCCACCAGCGGGCCGCCGCCGCCCAGAAGAACGGCCTCTTCGAGGCGGAGATCACGCCGGTCGAGATCCCGCAGCGCAAGGGTGAGCCGGTCGTCTTCAGCCAGGACGAGGGCATCCGCGGCGAGACGACCGCCGAGTCCCTCGGCAGGTTGCGGCCCGCCTTCGCCAAGGACGGCACGATCACGGCCGGGTCGGCCTCGCAGATCTCCGACGGCGCGGCGGCCGTGGTCGTCATGAGCAAGGAGAAGGCGCAGGAGCTGGGCCTCACGTGGCTCGCCGAGATCGGCGCCCACGGCAACGTCGCGGGCCCGGACAACTCCCTGCAGTCGCAGCCCTCGAACGCGATCCTGCACGCCCTGAAGAAGGACGGCCTGGACGTCGCCGATCTCGACCTGATCGAGATCAACGAGGCCTTCGCCGCGGTCGCCGTGCAGTCAATGAAGGATCTCGGTGTTTCCCCGGAAAAGGTGAACGTCAACGGTGGCGCGATCGCCCTCGGGCACCCCATCGGCATGTCCGGTGCCCGTCTCGTCCTGCATCTGGCCCTGGAGCTGAAGCGGCGCGGCGGCGGTGTCGGCGCGGCCGCGCTGTGCGGTGGCGGCGGGCAGGGTGACGCGCTGGTCGTGCGGGTACCCAAGGCCTAA
- a CDS encoding sensor histidine kinase, whose translation MRRRLGSVRARATLAATVVVAVALVAAGTAVLLSLRFTLVDKADTEADSVARNAASALANGFAYDELRLPDGDENPVEVLDRADKPVAVGEDVEGMNVTAVASDRLNSETNDDVDDRAEGDRDAEDDGTLGAREVADESWYGEGTATVEGVTADYRFAAVDVVTPAGVPLTVYAGAPLSTEEDAVGTTLTTMLIGLPLLLLTVGGVTYAVTRRALRPVEGIRSEMAAITASEDLSRRVPEPDTHDEIARLARTTNETLAALETSVKRQRAFVADASHELRSPIASLRTQLEVGAAHPELLDLEGAVEDTVRLQSLAADLLLLARLDAGEKPPPEARFDLAEVVREEVASREGVTWDGEESVELRGSRTQICRVLGNLLDNARRHAHDRVAVTLSTTPQWAILQVTDDGAGVPEADRERVFERFVRLDESRARDDGGAGLGLAIARDIALRHAGTLTIGDAPGGGALFELRLPRESQGRGAATQAAPPRGRERRRGTRGRS comes from the coding sequence GTGAGACGCCGCCTGGGTTCGGTGCGGGCCCGCGCCACCCTCGCCGCGACCGTCGTCGTCGCCGTCGCCCTGGTCGCGGCGGGCACCGCCGTCCTGCTCTCGCTGCGGTTCACCCTCGTCGACAAGGCGGACACCGAGGCCGACTCCGTGGCCCGCAACGCCGCCTCGGCGCTGGCGAACGGGTTCGCCTACGACGAGCTGAGACTGCCGGACGGCGACGAGAACCCCGTCGAGGTCCTGGACCGCGCGGACAAGCCCGTCGCGGTCGGCGAGGACGTCGAGGGCATGAACGTGACCGCCGTCGCCTCGGACCGGCTGAACTCCGAGACCAACGACGACGTCGACGACCGGGCGGAGGGCGACCGGGACGCCGAGGACGACGGCACGCTCGGCGCCCGCGAGGTCGCCGACGAGAGCTGGTACGGCGAGGGCACCGCGACCGTCGAGGGGGTGACGGCGGACTACCGGTTCGCCGCCGTCGACGTGGTCACGCCCGCCGGCGTGCCGCTCACCGTCTACGCGGGCGCCCCGCTGTCCACCGAGGAGGACGCCGTCGGCACCACGCTGACGACGATGCTCATCGGCCTGCCGCTGCTGCTGCTCACCGTCGGCGGGGTGACGTACGCCGTCACCCGGCGGGCGCTGCGCCCCGTGGAGGGCATCCGGTCCGAGATGGCCGCCATCACCGCCTCCGAGGACCTCTCCCGACGTGTCCCCGAGCCGGACACGCACGACGAGATCGCGCGGCTGGCGCGGACGACGAACGAGACGCTGGCCGCGCTGGAGACCTCGGTGAAGCGGCAGCGGGCGTTCGTCGCGGACGCCTCGCACGAGCTGCGCAGCCCGATCGCGTCCCTGCGCACCCAGCTCGAAGTGGGCGCGGCACACCCGGAGCTGCTGGATCTGGAGGGGGCGGTCGAGGACACCGTACGGCTGCAGAGCCTCGCCGCCGACCTGCTGCTGCTCGCCCGGCTGGACGCGGGGGAGAAGCCGCCGCCGGAGGCGCGGTTCGACCTGGCGGAGGTCGTACGGGAGGAGGTGGCGTCCCGGGAGGGCGTGACCTGGGACGGCGAGGAGTCCGTCGAACTGCGCGGCTCGCGCACCCAGATCTGCCGCGTTCTCGGCAACCTCCTGGACAACGCCCGCCGTCACGCCCACGACCGGGTCGCCGTCACTCTGAGCACCACCCCGCAGTGGGCGATTCTCCAGGTCACGGACGACGGCGCGGGCGTCCCCGAGGCCGACCGTGAACGGGTCTTCGAACGCTTCGTCCGGCTGGACGAGTCCCGGGCCAGGGACGACGGCGGCGCGGGCCTCGGCCTGGCCATCGCCAGGGACATCGCGCTCCGCCACGCGGGCACCCTGACGATCGGGGACGCACCCGGCGGGGGAGCGCTGTTCGAACTCCGGCTGCCCCGGGAGAGCCAGGGGCGCGGGGCGGCGACACAGGCGGCTCCGCCCCGGGGGCGCGAGCGGCGACGGGGGACCCGCGGCCGAAGCTGA
- a CDS encoding MTH1187 family thiamine-binding protein → MIVAFSVTPLGVGEDVGEYVAEAVRVVRDSGLPNRTDAMFTSIEGEWDEVMDVVRRAVAAVEERAPRVSLVLKADIRPGVTDGLTSKVETVERHLSA, encoded by the coding sequence GTGATCGTCGCCTTCTCCGTGACCCCGCTGGGCGTCGGCGAGGATGTCGGTGAGTACGTCGCCGAGGCCGTCCGGGTCGTCCGTGACTCCGGTCTGCCGAACCGGACCGACGCCATGTTCACCTCGATCGAAGGTGAGTGGGACGAGGTGATGGACGTCGTGCGGCGCGCCGTCGCCGCCGTCGAGGAGCGCGCGCCCCGCGTCTCGCTCGTCCTCAAGGCCGACATCCGGCCCGGTGTGACGGACGGCCTCACGTCGAAGGTGGAGACGGTGGAGCGCCACCTGTCGGCGTAG
- a CDS encoding PepSY domain-containing protein: protein MKRNIVIATLTAVALIGGGTATAIAVAGDDEAPAKKTVSVSNDDNDRDDVNDPDDRDDSARDKAEDRAEDKAARDTDQDAEDKAENAAEAKAGQVTAADAIATALKHRSGTAVSADLDDEGTTLVWDVDVLTDGGKWFSVQVDPGNGKVLGSHADRDDDGDDAAETRQIRAALKGSEVTAAEAAEAAAAKGTVTSVDLDEESTDRAWEVDTTAADGTGSDWRVALDSGKLTADRTED, encoded by the coding sequence ATGAAGCGCAACATCGTCATCGCCACCCTCACGGCCGTCGCGCTGATCGGCGGCGGCACCGCGACCGCCATCGCGGTGGCGGGTGACGACGAGGCGCCCGCGAAGAAGACCGTGTCGGTGTCGAACGACGACAACGACCGCGACGACGTCAACGACCCGGACGACCGCGACGACTCGGCCCGGGACAAGGCGGAGGACAGGGCCGAGGACAAGGCCGCCCGCGACACGGACCAGGACGCCGAGGACAAGGCCGAGAACGCCGCCGAGGCGAAGGCGGGCCAGGTCACGGCCGCCGACGCGATCGCGACGGCCCTGAAGCACAGGTCCGGTACGGCGGTCTCCGCCGACCTCGACGACGAGGGCACGACCCTGGTGTGGGACGTCGACGTGCTGACCGACGGCGGCAAGTGGTTCAGCGTCCAGGTCGACCCCGGCAACGGCAAGGTCCTCGGCTCCCACGCCGACCGCGACGACGACGGTGACGACGCCGCCGAGACCCGGCAGATCCGCGCCGCGCTGAAGGGCAGCGAGGTGACCGCCGCGGAGGCCGCCGAGGCCGCCGCCGCGAAGGGCACCGTGACCTCCGTCGACCTCGACGAGGAGAGCACGGACCGGGCGTGGGAGGTCGACACCACCGCCGCCGACGGCACCGGCAGCGACTGGAGGGTCGCCCTCGACTCCGGCAAGCTCACCGCCGACCGCACCGAGGACTGA